One Roseimaritima multifibrata DNA window includes the following coding sequences:
- the aroH gene encoding chorismate mutase: protein MSVQNEPSPERRWMCRGVRGATTVSANDRDEILTATRQLLALVVRRNSIQPRDVASVTFTVTKELDAEFPALAARQLGWNDVPLLCSYEVAVPGSLPNCIRVMILWNTDRAQQDIQHVYIKGAKALRPDLSKLPPVDFDELESWIQQHMNDNQPSA, encoded by the coding sequence ATGTCTGTTCAAAACGAACCCTCGCCGGAAAGGCGCTGGATGTGTCGCGGAGTCCGTGGCGCGACAACGGTTTCAGCCAACGATCGCGATGAGATTCTGACCGCGACGCGTCAACTGTTGGCTTTGGTGGTCCGCCGCAATTCGATCCAACCGCGTGATGTCGCCAGCGTCACGTTCACGGTCACGAAAGAACTGGATGCCGAATTTCCCGCGTTGGCAGCCCGCCAATTGGGTTGGAACGACGTCCCCCTGCTCTGCAGCTACGAAGTTGCGGTCCCAGGATCTTTGCCCAACTGTATTCGGGTCATGATCCTCTGGAATACCGATCGGGCGCAACAGGACATTCAACATGTTTACATCAAAGGGGCGAAAGCGCTGCGCCCTGATCTTTCCAAGCTGCCTCCGGTCGACTTTGATGAATTGGAAAGTTGGATCCAGCAGCATATGAACGACAATCAACCCAGCGCCTAA
- a CDS encoding ABC transporter permease: MFRLIKKWGGAMGPFVALIVIYVLFVLADRMWSEGYFLSWRNLRVMMSSAALIAVPACGMTIIIIAGGIDLSAGTALTLSGTVLALQLKNSEVAAADPGFAMVMGTALAATIFAGCLCGLANGLLISLTRVVPFIVTLGTMTIFLGIGQILSDSSTVYAPKENIPEWLKYLCYTGSDPSHYLIPGLLIPSSVIIAGLLALGVGLMMRYSVFGRNIFAIGSSESTARLCGINVPAMTVSVYALAGLFVALGGLLYFADVKNGNPTDGTGKELEIIAAVVLGGGSLSGGRGSIWGSMIGALIITVIRSGCSQLAIPNTYTHIIIGGIIIIAVIVDQLRHGSPEWLFHMMKKKSV, from the coding sequence ATGTTTCGACTGATAAAAAAATGGGGCGGCGCGATGGGCCCCTTTGTGGCACTGATCGTCATTTACGTTCTGTTCGTTCTGGCGGACCGGATGTGGAGTGAAGGTTATTTTCTGTCCTGGCGAAATCTGCGCGTGATGATGAGCAGCGCCGCGTTGATTGCCGTCCCCGCTTGCGGAATGACAATCATCATCATCGCAGGAGGAATCGATCTATCGGCAGGGACCGCGTTGACGTTGTCCGGGACGGTCCTCGCCCTGCAACTGAAGAATTCGGAAGTGGCCGCTGCAGATCCAGGGTTTGCGATGGTCATGGGGACCGCCCTGGCGGCGACCATTTTTGCAGGATGCCTATGTGGTTTAGCCAACGGTCTTCTGATCAGCCTGACCCGAGTCGTTCCCTTCATTGTGACCCTGGGAACAATGACCATCTTTTTGGGGATCGGGCAGATCTTGTCCGATTCTTCGACGGTCTATGCGCCGAAGGAGAACATTCCCGAATGGCTTAAATACCTTTGCTACACCGGTTCCGATCCCAGCCACTACCTGATTCCGGGACTGCTAATTCCCAGCAGTGTGATTATCGCGGGGCTGTTGGCGCTTGGGGTGGGGTTGATGATGCGGTATTCGGTGTTCGGGCGAAACATTTTTGCGATTGGATCAAGCGAATCAACCGCCAGATTATGCGGAATCAATGTTCCCGCAATGACCGTATCGGTCTACGCCTTGGCCGGTTTGTTTGTGGCACTTGGGGGACTGCTCTATTTTGCGGATGTCAAAAACGGGAACCCGACCGATGGCACCGGCAAGGAACTGGAGATCATCGCGGCGGTCGTGCTAGGGGGAGGCAGCCTTAGTGGTGGACGGGGGTCGATCTGGGGATCGATGATCGGGGCATTGATCATTACCGTCATCCGGAGCGGTTGTAGCCAACTGGCGATTCCCAACACCTACACCCATATCATCATCGGTGGGATCATCATTATCGCCGTGATCGTCGACCAACTTCGACACGGTTCACCGGAATGGTTGTTCCACATGATGAAAAAGAAAAGCGTTTAA
- a CDS encoding FAD-dependent oxidoreductase, producing MKKLISHSRDLKASHGAEVNFWKQRVCRIGLWALAVAFVSSHAMAAPPVRNYDVVVYGGTSAGVAAAIQAKRMGKTSVIVCPDLHLGGLTSSGLGWTDSGKKSAVGGFAREFYQKLKAHYDQPSAWRQQKASEYSRYSADQDAMWVFEPHVAEAAYEAMIAEAQVPVYRDSWLDRESGVKKEGTQIVSIRMLDGQVYAGKIFIDATYEGDLMAAAEVDFHIGREANSVYGETLNGIQKVRTTKHQFDYAVSPYVVPDDPQSGLLPRIHDKPIAADGEGDNGVQAYCYRMCLTNFDDNRVPFPKPDNYDPMQYELLARYLDGGWRQVWRKFDPAPNHKTDTNNHGAFSTDNIGMNYDYPAASYERREEILQEHRDYQQGLMWFLANDPRTPADVRERMSKWGLCKDEFQSSGHWPHQIYVREARRMVSDFVMTELHLTKKKPTPKSIGLGSYNMDSHNIQRYVDASGHARNEGDIQVSPGGPYQISYEAIIPKSEQCTNLLVPVCLSSSHIAYGSIRMEPVFMILGQSAATAAALAIDSEQSVQEVPYEQLKKQLLEDKQVLEYDIKNEPPAGLLPKALPGSVVDDTAATLSVGWQTSGSVKPYVLYGYLHDGNERKGELEATYTSELKPGRYEVRVSYTANPNRASNVPVVVSHADGETEKQVDQRKSPESENGFHSVGTYRFDKTGKVQISNSGTTGHVIIDAVQFLPR from the coding sequence ATGAAAAAACTGATATCACACAGTCGCGACCTAAAAGCCAGTCACGGCGCTGAAGTGAATTTCTGGAAGCAAAGGGTCTGTCGAATCGGACTGTGGGCGCTGGCCGTCGCATTTGTTTCCTCGCACGCGATGGCGGCCCCACCGGTTCGGAATTACGACGTTGTGGTTTACGGAGGAACTTCCGCGGGCGTCGCGGCGGCGATTCAAGCCAAGCGGATGGGCAAGACTTCGGTGATTGTCTGTCCCGATCTCCATTTGGGTGGATTGACCAGCAGTGGGCTGGGGTGGACGGACAGCGGGAAGAAATCGGCCGTTGGTGGGTTTGCACGCGAATTCTATCAAAAATTGAAGGCTCACTACGATCAGCCGTCGGCTTGGCGACAACAAAAAGCGAGCGAGTACAGCCGCTACAGTGCTGACCAGGATGCGATGTGGGTGTTCGAACCGCACGTCGCCGAAGCGGCTTACGAAGCGATGATCGCCGAAGCCCAGGTTCCCGTTTATCGTGATTCCTGGCTGGACCGTGAATCGGGCGTCAAAAAGGAAGGAACACAGATCGTTTCGATCCGGATGCTGGATGGGCAGGTCTATGCAGGGAAAATCTTCATTGACGCCACCTACGAGGGTGATCTGATGGCGGCTGCCGAAGTCGATTTCCATATCGGCCGCGAAGCCAATTCGGTTTATGGCGAAACCTTAAACGGCATTCAAAAGGTTCGTACGACAAAACATCAGTTCGATTATGCCGTCAGCCCCTACGTTGTCCCCGACGACCCTCAAAGTGGTTTGTTGCCACGGATCCACGACAAACCGATTGCCGCGGATGGTGAAGGCGACAATGGCGTGCAGGCTTATTGCTACCGCATGTGTTTGACGAATTTCGATGACAATCGTGTCCCTTTTCCGAAACCTGATAATTACGATCCAATGCAGTACGAACTGCTGGCACGCTACCTCGATGGCGGTTGGCGTCAGGTTTGGCGGAAATTCGATCCCGCACCAAATCACAAAACGGATACGAATAATCACGGAGCGTTTTCGACTGACAACATCGGGATGAATTACGACTACCCGGCTGCCAGTTACGAACGCCGCGAAGAAATTTTGCAGGAACACCGGGATTATCAGCAGGGACTGATGTGGTTTTTGGCCAACGACCCGCGGACCCCTGCGGACGTTCGAGAGCGGATGTCGAAGTGGGGATTGTGCAAGGACGAATTTCAGTCCAGTGGCCACTGGCCGCACCAGATTTACGTCCGTGAAGCTCGCCGGATGGTCAGCGATTTCGTGATGACCGAACTTCATTTAACCAAGAAAAAACCGACTCCTAAATCAATTGGTCTGGGATCCTACAATATGGATTCTCACAACATTCAGCGTTACGTCGACGCGAGTGGACACGCTCGGAATGAAGGGGATATCCAGGTCAGCCCCGGCGGACCGTATCAGATCAGCTATGAAGCGATCATTCCCAAGTCCGAACAATGCACCAACCTGTTAGTGCCGGTATGTCTTTCGTCATCGCACATCGCCTATGGATCGATCCGGATGGAACCGGTCTTCATGATCCTTGGTCAGTCGGCAGCGACCGCCGCGGCGCTTGCCATCGATAGCGAGCAAAGTGTTCAGGAAGTTCCCTACGAGCAATTGAAAAAACAGTTGCTAGAGGACAAGCAGGTGCTGGAATACGACATTAAGAACGAACCGCCTGCCGGGTTGCTTCCCAAGGCATTGCCGGGGTCGGTCGTGGACGATACGGCTGCGACCCTGTCGGTCGGTTGGCAGACGAGCGGTTCGGTGAAACCGTACGTGTTGTACGGGTACCTGCACGATGGCAATGAACGGAAAGGCGAATTGGAGGCGACCTATACCTCCGAATTGAAACCTGGACGCTATGAGGTTCGGGTTTCTTACACCGCCAATCCAAACCGTGCTTCCAACGTTCCCGTGGTCGTATCTCACGCCGACGGCGAAACCGAAAAGCAAGTCGATCAGCGGAAGTCGCCGGAATCCGAAAACGGATTTCACTCCGTCGGAACCTATCGGTTTGACAAGACCGGAAAAGTTCAGATCAGCAATTCCGGAACGACGGGACACGTGATCATCGACGCGGTACAGTTTCTGCCCCGCTAG
- the ypfJ gene encoding KPN_02809 family neutral zinc metallopeptidase, with product MRLDGRRQSSNVDDRRGKRAPKVAATGGIGILVVAVIVMLMGGDPAKLLNNIPPPGAAVGPGAEPAPLSEREKAAGNFATVILASTEDVWTPLFADSGQRYQPPEMVLFQDLVNSGCGQATKATGPFYCPADSKVYLDTSFFDQMSQQLGASGDFAQAYVIAHEVGHHVQNLLGRTDWMNQQRARLSERQYNQLSVRLELQADYYAGVWAHYEQKRFGSLEKGDIAEGLNAANAIGDDRLQMQATGTVKPHLFTHGTSEQRIRWFSLGLKTGDLSQADTFDMAYEDL from the coding sequence ATGCGATTAGACGGAAGACGGCAAAGTTCGAACGTGGACGATCGCCGCGGAAAACGAGCGCCCAAAGTAGCCGCCACCGGTGGAATTGGAATTCTGGTCGTGGCGGTCATCGTCATGTTGATGGGAGGGGATCCCGCAAAATTACTAAACAATATTCCGCCGCCAGGCGCCGCCGTTGGCCCCGGCGCCGAACCGGCCCCGTTAAGCGAACGAGAAAAGGCGGCCGGAAATTTCGCGACCGTGATCCTGGCATCCACCGAAGATGTCTGGACTCCGCTATTTGCTGACAGCGGCCAACGATACCAGCCCCCTGAAATGGTCCTCTTTCAAGATCTGGTCAACAGTGGCTGCGGCCAAGCGACCAAAGCGACGGGCCCCTTCTACTGCCCGGCCGATTCCAAGGTTTACCTGGACACTTCGTTCTTTGATCAGATGAGCCAACAACTAGGGGCGTCAGGCGATTTTGCTCAAGCCTACGTGATTGCCCATGAAGTCGGACACCACGTTCAAAACCTTCTCGGGCGAACCGACTGGATGAACCAGCAGCGCGCTCGCCTTAGCGAACGGCAATACAACCAACTTTCGGTTCGCTTAGAACTGCAGGCTGACTACTACGCTGGCGTTTGGGCTCATTACGAACAGAAGCGATTCGGCAGCCTTGAGAAAGGCGATATTGCCGAAGGCCTTAACGCCGCCAACGCGATCGGTGACGACCGTTTGCAAATGCAAGCGACGGGGACCGTTAAACCACACCTCTTCACCCACGGAACCAGCGAACAACGGATTCGCTGGTTTAGCCTTGGTTTAAAAACAGGTGACCTCAGTCAGGCGGACACCTTTGATATGGCTTACGAAGACCTCTAG
- the purB gene encoding adenylosuccinate lyase, which produces MSVELPNVLASRYASDAMVHLWSPANKVVLERELWVAVMEAQSDLGVPLSDDVVPDYLRVLSQVDLDSIDARERVTKHDVKARIEEFNALAGHEHIHKGMTSRDLTENVEQLQIRSALSLVRDRTVAALTLIGERAAEYRELAIAGRSHNVPAQVTTVGKRFASIAEELLIGLERIEQLLERYPLRGIKGPVGTQQDMLDLFQGDPAKLAALDQRIAEKLGFSNCFTSVGQVYPRSLDFDVVSALVQLSSAPANFARTLRLMAGAELATEGFKPGQVGSSAMPHKMNARSAERIDGFSVILRGYLSMVGGLLGDQWNEGDVSCSVVRRVALPDAFLAIDGQLETFLTVLLDFGAYPAVIERELRRYLPFLATTKILVAAVKSGVGRETAHEAIKEHAVAAALAMRDSGRDDNDVIERLAADDRIPMDAAALSAAIGSPALFIGNAANQVDQVLGKIESVAAKYPDAAKYRPGSIL; this is translated from the coding sequence GTGTCGGTTGAACTTCCTAACGTCCTTGCTTCTCGCTACGCCAGCGATGCGATGGTTCATCTCTGGTCGCCCGCCAATAAAGTTGTTCTCGAGCGGGAGCTGTGGGTCGCTGTCATGGAGGCGCAGTCCGATCTGGGAGTCCCTCTTTCCGATGACGTCGTTCCCGATTACTTGCGAGTTCTTTCGCAGGTCGATCTCGATTCGATCGACGCCCGCGAACGCGTCACCAAGCACGATGTCAAAGCGAGAATCGAAGAATTCAATGCATTGGCAGGGCACGAGCACATCCATAAAGGAATGACTTCTCGCGACCTGACCGAAAATGTCGAACAGCTGCAAATTCGTTCGGCGCTTTCGCTGGTCCGTGACCGTACGGTTGCTGCTTTGACTCTGATCGGCGAACGGGCGGCGGAGTACCGGGAATTGGCGATCGCTGGACGAAGCCATAATGTTCCGGCTCAGGTAACCACTGTCGGCAAACGTTTCGCTTCGATTGCCGAAGAATTGTTGATCGGTTTGGAGCGGATTGAACAATTGCTCGAACGCTATCCGCTTCGCGGAATCAAAGGACCTGTTGGGACTCAGCAGGACATGCTGGATCTGTTCCAAGGCGACCCTGCCAAGCTCGCCGCATTGGATCAGCGGATCGCTGAGAAACTTGGGTTCAGCAACTGTTTTACATCGGTCGGGCAGGTTTATCCACGGTCTCTGGATTTCGATGTGGTGTCGGCTTTGGTGCAGCTTTCCTCGGCGCCAGCTAATTTCGCTCGGACGTTGCGGCTGATGGCAGGCGCGGAACTGGCAACGGAAGGGTTCAAGCCCGGCCAGGTTGGATCGTCGGCAATGCCGCACAAAATGAACGCTCGGTCTGCGGAACGAATCGACGGTTTTAGCGTGATTCTAAGAGGCTATTTGAGTATGGTCGGTGGGCTGTTAGGCGACCAATGGAACGAAGGGGATGTCAGCTGTAGTGTCGTGCGCCGCGTTGCCCTTCCCGATGCGTTTCTCGCCATCGATGGTCAGTTGGAAACGTTTTTGACCGTTCTTTTGGATTTCGGGGCTTACCCTGCAGTCATCGAGCGTGAACTGCGCCGCTATCTCCCTTTCCTGGCGACGACGAAGATTTTGGTTGCCGCCGTCAAATCGGGCGTCGGACGCGAAACGGCTCACGAAGCGATTAAAGAACATGCCGTCGCTGCGGCACTCGCAATGCGGGATAGCGGGCGTGATGACAACGACGTTATCGAACGGCTGGCGGCCGATGATCGGATTCCAATGGACGCCGCAGCTCTGAGTGCGGCCATCGGTTCACCGGCGTTGTTCATCGGAAATGCGGCAAACCAAGTCGATCAGGTTTTGGGAAAAATCGAAAGTGTCGCGGCAAAGTATCCGGACGCTGCCAAGTATCGTCCCGGTTCGATTCTGTAA
- a CDS encoding DUF5684 domain-containing protein, with product MDQQLNNGDAAAGIVGAICGLVIFVIYIAVLILVIAGMWKVFVKAGKPGWAAIVPIYNIIVLLEIAKRPLWWVVLFFIPLVNFIIAILVSLDVAKYFGKSQAFGLGLAFLGPIFFPILGFGDARYLGNSQQAPPPTSF from the coding sequence ATGGACCAACAACTAAACAACGGTGACGCAGCTGCAGGAATTGTGGGCGCAATCTGCGGCCTAGTTATCTTCGTTATTTATATTGCTGTGCTGATCTTGGTGATCGCGGGCATGTGGAAGGTTTTTGTCAAAGCTGGCAAACCTGGCTGGGCAGCAATCGTGCCGATCTACAACATCATTGTCCTGCTTGAAATCGCCAAACGACCTCTGTGGTGGGTTGTTTTGTTTTTCATCCCGTTGGTGAATTTCATCATCGCCATTTTGGTCAGCCTGGATGTCGCCAAATACTTCGGCAAGAGTCAGGCTTTTGGACTGGGACTTGCCTTCCTGGGGCCGATTTTCTTTCCGATCCTTGGCTTTGGCGATGCACGATACCTCGGAAATAGCCAGCAAGCGCCTCCTCCGACCTCCTTCTAA
- the folK gene encoding 2-amino-4-hydroxy-6-hydroxymethyldihydropteridine diphosphokinase: protein MPYCLISLGSNLGNRLTLLSEGALRLSQHPEIKNFRASRLFTTPPIGGPGGQEPFLNAVAAFQTDASVREVLNWLQQIETELGRTRKIRWDARSIDLDVVLYGDLTGGGSDLIVPHPRYTARMFVLKPACDVVPEWKDPRFGWSIQRMVDHLQAAPPSLALVGGDLETRNRICNRVAKKLQIQSLPASALSESVPDEEDLPNAVFAPTPDSLHTTDWSSAGLNRADEGWNAPSDRPWIAASLPKLPSRQELPADEPERTWRPDWPRLVVRLQQTAAAHRWPAPHQMWPTGGDWPEYRLEIDDEDWAVQELVSAFASLQCTIEPATNDGNWFRET, encoded by the coding sequence ATGCCCTACTGCTTAATCAGTTTAGGATCCAATCTAGGCAATCGTCTGACGCTATTGTCCGAGGGGGCACTGCGACTGTCGCAGCATCCAGAAATCAAAAATTTCCGGGCCAGCCGATTATTTACGACGCCTCCGATCGGCGGTCCAGGCGGTCAAGAACCGTTTCTAAATGCGGTGGCTGCTTTCCAGACAGACGCTTCGGTACGCGAAGTTTTAAATTGGCTGCAGCAGATCGAAACGGAACTGGGGCGGACGCGAAAGATCCGCTGGGATGCTCGATCGATCGACTTGGACGTCGTCCTGTACGGTGATTTAACGGGCGGCGGATCCGACCTGATCGTTCCCCATCCCCGCTACACCGCCCGTATGTTTGTCTTGAAACCTGCATGCGACGTTGTTCCCGAATGGAAAGACCCACGATTCGGCTGGTCGATTCAACGCATGGTCGACCACCTACAGGCCGCCCCGCCGTCGTTGGCTCTTGTCGGTGGAGACCTAGAAACACGCAATCGCATCTGCAACAGGGTTGCCAAAAAGCTTCAGATTCAGTCGCTCCCAGCCTCGGCGTTGTCCGAATCGGTACCCGATGAAGAGGATTTACCAAACGCGGTTTTCGCCCCGACTCCGGACAGTCTTCACACAACCGACTGGTCGTCGGCGGGGCTCAACCGTGCAGACGAAGGTTGGAACGCACCATCCGACCGACCATGGATCGCAGCCTCCCTACCGAAACTTCCATCCCGGCAGGAACTACCTGCCGACGAACCCGAACGAACCTGGCGCCCCGACTGGCCAAGATTGGTCGTCCGTCTACAGCAAACCGCCGCGGCACATCGCTGGCCAGCGCCCCATCAGATGTGGCCAACCGGCGGCGACTGGCCGGAATATCGGCTGGAAATTGACGACGAAGACTGGGCCGTACAGGAACTGGTCTCTGCCTTCGCTTCCCTGCAGTGCACCATCGAACCAGCGACGAATGACGGAAACTGGTTTCGAGAAACGTAG
- the moaC gene encoding cyclic pyranopterin monophosphate synthase MoaC: MASNHFGPDGQARMVDVSEKAVTVRTATAETIVLMQPKTMEMIQAGTHRKGDVLAVARLAAIMGCKQTASLIPLCHAIPIEGVDVTFEPFEEPTATEARLRCQVTVRTTAKTGIEMEAMTGASIAGLTLYDMCKSVDRRMELESIRVVAKAGGKSGDWSVD, from the coding sequence ATGGCAAGCAACCACTTCGGTCCCGATGGGCAGGCACGGATGGTCGATGTCAGCGAGAAAGCGGTGACCGTCCGAACCGCAACCGCCGAGACGATCGTCCTCATGCAACCGAAGACGATGGAAATGATTCAGGCCGGTACGCATCGCAAAGGAGACGTTTTGGCGGTCGCACGTTTGGCGGCGATCATGGGCTGCAAGCAGACCGCCAGTCTGATTCCGCTGTGCCATGCGATCCCGATCGAAGGGGTGGATGTCACCTTCGAACCCTTCGAGGAACCAACGGCCACCGAAGCGAGACTTCGCTGTCAGGTGACGGTCCGCACGACCGCGAAAACTGGGATTGAGATGGAAGCGATGACGGGAGCGTCGATCGCTGGTCTAACGCTGTACGACATGTGTAAATCGGTCGATCGCCGAATGGAGCTGGAATCGATCCGCGTCGTGGCTAAAGCGGGTGGCAAATCAGGCGACTGGTCCGTCGATTAG
- a CDS encoding ExbD/TolR family protein → MRVATARRHSGLELRMTPMIDVVFLLLVFFLWTSSFNEPEFDLPSSVAAEQTAAAEARGQQTNQPEAFDEIIILVSPPDSPNPLQLNGQPVQSLQILRDQLAEIAGLSADPSVIVDPTETTEIGRAVAVYDIARSAGFKKVLFAAK, encoded by the coding sequence ATGCGAGTCGCAACCGCTAGACGGCACAGTGGTTTAGAGCTGCGGATGACGCCGATGATCGACGTCGTTTTTCTCTTGTTGGTCTTTTTTCTTTGGACCAGCAGCTTTAATGAGCCCGAATTTGATTTGCCCAGTTCGGTTGCTGCTGAACAAACGGCCGCTGCAGAAGCTCGAGGCCAACAAACCAACCAGCCGGAAGCCTTTGATGAAATAATCATCTTGGTCTCTCCGCCCGATTCCCCCAATCCGCTTCAATTGAACGGGCAACCGGTCCAGTCGTTACAGATTCTGCGAGATCAGCTGGCGGAAATCGCTGGTCTAAGTGCCGATCCTTCGGTGATTGTGGACCCCACCGAAACGACCGAGATCGGACGTGCCGTCGCGGTTTACGATATCGCGCGATCCGCCGGTTTTAAGAAGGTTCTGTTCGCTGCGAAGTAA
- a CDS encoding ThiF family adenylyltransferase — translation MRNPDRYDRQRRFALVGESGQRRLLESHVAVLGCGALGTVAAEILARAGVGRLHLIDRDTVELTNLQRQSLFNEADAEAGRAKVDAATERLRAINSQIVIEPHLVDVRADNIAALLSGADLVIDGTDNFGVRFLLNDYSLETKTPWVHGGCVGATGQVAFFTGRGSPCFRCLIPSPPDPSTVQTCDTAGVIGAATHTIASLQAMRAIRFLSHDSAVGEQDEATSADASEVLSLDMWRNRIRTLNIADDNCPACKQGKRDFLHGTMSAVADQSAVLCGRNAVQIHPQGNSPNHRIDFDRMQKAWLNIGSLDRNAFFIRLHLPQDQSLTLFRDGRAVVGGTEDLAIARSIYAKYVGG, via the coding sequence ATGCGTAACCCCGATCGTTATGACCGCCAGCGGCGATTCGCTCTGGTGGGGGAAAGTGGTCAACGCCGACTGCTGGAATCCCATGTTGCGGTGCTGGGGTGTGGTGCCCTGGGAACGGTTGCGGCTGAAATATTGGCTCGAGCGGGCGTCGGCCGGCTTCATTTGATCGACCGCGACACGGTGGAGTTGACCAACCTGCAACGCCAGAGTTTGTTCAATGAAGCGGATGCCGAAGCGGGCCGTGCCAAGGTGGATGCGGCGACAGAACGCCTGCGAGCGATCAATTCTCAGATCGTCATCGAACCGCATCTGGTCGATGTCCGAGCCGACAATATTGCAGCGTTGCTTTCCGGTGCGGACCTTGTGATTGATGGCACCGACAACTTTGGAGTTCGGTTTCTGCTGAATGATTATTCGCTGGAAACAAAGACCCCTTGGGTTCACGGCGGGTGTGTGGGGGCCACCGGGCAAGTCGCATTTTTCACAGGCCGGGGATCGCCCTGTTTTCGTTGCTTGATCCCTTCGCCACCCGACCCTTCGACCGTTCAAACATGTGACACCGCCGGAGTGATTGGAGCCGCAACGCATACCATTGCCAGTTTGCAGGCGATGCGGGCAATCCGTTTTCTAAGTCACGATTCGGCCGTTGGTGAACAGGACGAAGCGACGTCGGCGGACGCATCGGAAGTCCTCTCGCTTGATATGTGGCGAAACCGCATTCGCACGCTAAATATTGCAGATGACAACTGCCCTGCTTGCAAACAGGGCAAGCGAGATTTCTTGCATGGGACGATGTCTGCGGTGGCGGATCAAAGTGCGGTCCTCTGTGGACGCAACGCGGTGCAGATCCATCCGCAGGGAAATTCGCCAAACCACCGCATCGATTTTGACCGTATGCAGAAGGCTTGGCTGAACATTGGCTCGCTGGACCGCAACGCGTTTTTTATCCGTTTGCACCTTCCGCAGGACCAATCTTTGACGCTCTTTCGCGACGGACGAGCGGTGGTCGGTGGTACGGAAGATCTAGCGATTGCCCGTTCAATCTACGCAAAATATGTGGGAGGCTAA